A genome region from Arthrobacter sp. V1I9 includes the following:
- a CDS encoding cation-translocating P-type ATPase, which translates to MSSHELLHQPKTRVVELDIEGMTCASCVNRVEKKLGKLHGVQALVNLPLESAHVTVPAAITDEQLLNTVNAAGYKATVRQPTPAAETEHSPGRLRPRLILAAALTVPVFLISMVPAFQFPQWGWAAAVLALPVVTWAAWPFHRAAAINARHFASTMDTLVSIGVVAAYLFSAWQLFADPLLTQHPGMEGMEQGGLYFEVAAVVTTFLLLGRYLEANAKQKAGDALHALLSLGAKDATVLNDGTEHRVPAGRLQVGDVLVIRPGEKIATDGVVIEGTSAVDASLVTGESVPVEVGPDSRVTGATINASGRLLVRATRVGSETTLAQMARLVSQAQTGKAPIARLADRISAVFVPVVLVIAALTFVLWLLFAGVEEGGLRSAFIAAVAVLVIACPCALGLATPVGLLTGTGRGAQLGILIKGPQVLEDTRTVDTILLDKTGTVTTGLLAVHTTLAFEGFEEREVLRLAGSVEAASEHPIARAIAAAALAQQAGTATQSDSDGGRLPSVQAFRSAPGGGVAGTVEGRQITAGRSGWLEENGITLAPGQLKLLAAAEAAGATAIWVAVDGTAAGIINLRDTIKDGSAAAVGRMKSLGLRPILLTGDNAAVAAQVAAAVGIDSADVYAGVLPEGKVEVVRTLQSRGETVAMAGDGVNDAAALAQADLGIAMGSGTDVAIEAADLTVMGNDLSQVVQAIALSRRTLATIKTNLFWAFFYNAVGIPVAALGLLNPMIAGAAMAASSVLVVANSLRLRSFGKQG; encoded by the coding sequence ATGAGCAGCCACGAACTTCTCCACCAACCCAAAACCCGGGTGGTGGAACTCGACATCGAGGGCATGACCTGCGCCTCCTGCGTCAACCGGGTGGAAAAGAAGCTCGGAAAGCTCCACGGCGTCCAGGCCCTGGTCAACCTGCCCTTGGAATCCGCCCACGTAACAGTCCCGGCGGCCATCACGGACGAACAGTTGCTGAATACGGTTAATGCCGCCGGTTATAAAGCAACCGTCCGCCAACCCACTCCGGCAGCGGAGACCGAGCATTCACCCGGCCGGCTCCGCCCCCGCCTGATCCTGGCTGCTGCCCTCACGGTGCCGGTGTTCCTGATTTCCATGGTCCCCGCGTTCCAGTTCCCGCAGTGGGGCTGGGCTGCGGCCGTGTTGGCACTGCCTGTGGTGACGTGGGCAGCGTGGCCGTTCCACCGTGCCGCCGCCATCAACGCCCGCCACTTCGCCTCCACCATGGACACCCTGGTGTCGATCGGCGTTGTCGCAGCGTACCTGTTCTCGGCCTGGCAGCTGTTTGCGGATCCCCTGCTGACCCAGCACCCCGGCATGGAGGGGATGGAGCAGGGCGGCCTCTATTTTGAGGTTGCGGCCGTCGTCACCACTTTCCTGCTCCTGGGCCGCTACCTTGAAGCCAACGCCAAGCAAAAGGCCGGCGACGCCCTGCACGCCCTCCTCAGCCTCGGCGCCAAGGACGCCACCGTTCTCAACGACGGAACGGAACACAGGGTCCCCGCCGGCCGGCTGCAGGTGGGCGACGTCCTGGTGATCCGGCCGGGCGAGAAGATTGCCACTGATGGCGTGGTGATTGAGGGGACCTCGGCAGTGGACGCCTCCCTGGTCACCGGAGAATCGGTACCCGTGGAGGTGGGCCCGGACAGCCGGGTCACCGGCGCAACCATCAACGCTTCCGGCCGGTTGCTGGTCCGGGCCACCCGTGTGGGCTCCGAGACCACGCTCGCGCAGATGGCGCGGCTGGTGTCCCAGGCCCAGACGGGCAAGGCTCCCATCGCCCGCCTCGCAGACCGCATCAGCGCCGTGTTCGTTCCCGTAGTCCTGGTGATTGCCGCACTCACGTTTGTGCTTTGGCTGCTCTTCGCGGGCGTGGAAGAAGGAGGGCTGCGATCGGCCTTCATTGCCGCCGTCGCCGTCCTGGTGATTGCCTGCCCGTGTGCGCTGGGGCTGGCGACTCCCGTCGGCCTGCTCACGGGCACCGGGCGGGGCGCCCAACTGGGCATCCTCATCAAGGGCCCGCAGGTCCTGGAGGACACCCGCACGGTGGACACCATCCTGCTGGACAAAACCGGGACCGTCACCACCGGACTGCTCGCCGTGCACACCACCCTTGCCTTTGAAGGGTTTGAGGAGCGTGAGGTGTTGAGGCTGGCCGGGTCGGTGGAAGCGGCTTCCGAGCACCCTATCGCCCGGGCCATCGCCGCCGCGGCATTGGCCCAGCAGGCGGGGACAGCCACTCAATCAGATTCCGACGGCGGGCGCTTGCCATCGGTGCAGGCCTTCCGTTCCGCGCCGGGCGGCGGAGTCGCCGGAACCGTCGAGGGCAGGCAGATAACCGCCGGACGCAGCGGCTGGCTTGAGGAAAACGGCATCACCTTGGCTCCCGGGCAGCTGAAGCTGCTGGCAGCGGCGGAAGCAGCAGGCGCCACAGCCATCTGGGTTGCCGTGGATGGTACTGCTGCCGGCATCATCAACCTGCGGGACACCATCAAGGACGGCTCGGCAGCCGCCGTCGGCCGGATGAAGTCCCTGGGTTTGCGGCCCATCCTCTTGACCGGGGACAACGCCGCCGTCGCCGCCCAGGTGGCTGCCGCCGTCGGCATTGATTCCGCAGACGTCTATGCGGGGGTCCTGCCCGAAGGCAAGGTGGAGGTGGTGCGCACACTGCAGTCCCGCGGCGAGACCGTGGCCATGGCCGGGGACGGCGTCAATGATGCCGCAGCGCTGGCCCAGGCTGACCTCGGGATCGCCATGGGGTCCGGCACTGATGTGGCCATCGAGGCGGCCGACCTCACCGTAATGGGAAACGACCTCTCGCAGGTGGTCCAGGCCATCGCGCTGTCCCGCAGGACCCTGGCCACCATCAAAACCAACCTGTTTTGGGCGTTCTTCTATAACGCGGTGGGCATCCCGGTGGCGGCCCTGGGACTGCTCAACCCGATGATCGCCGGCGCCGCAATGGCAGCCAGTTCCGTCCTGGTGGTGGCCAACTCACTGCGCCTGCGGAGTTTCGGGAAGCAGGGCTAA
- a CDS encoding heavy-metal-associated domain-containing protein, giving the protein MSTISPTTTTVSVSGMTCGHCVSAVSEELEALAGVEAVDVELNAGGISTVTITSSNELSPSEIGEAVAEAGYLVVANEA; this is encoded by the coding sequence ATGAGCACCATTTCCCCTACCACCACCACTGTCAGCGTTTCCGGAATGACCTGCGGGCACTGCGTCTCGGCCGTCAGCGAAGAACTTGAGGCCCTCGCAGGCGTAGAGGCAGTGGACGTCGAACTGAACGCCGGCGGTATCTCCACAGTCACCATCACCTCCAGCAACGAACTGTCACCGTCCGAGATCGGCGAGGCCGTTGCAGAGGCGGGCTATCTGGTCGTCGCCAACGAAGCGTAA
- a CDS encoding metal-sensitive transcriptional regulator: protein MSATDEAVTGTPIDQPEHGYTGNKDAYLRRLKRIEGQVRGIARMVDEDKYCIDILTQVSAVTKALHAVSLGLVEEHIGHCVVGAASEPDPALRAEAIDAKVKEAADAIGRLLR from the coding sequence ATGAGCGCAACGGATGAAGCTGTTACGGGAACCCCCATCGACCAGCCGGAGCACGGGTACACCGGGAACAAGGATGCCTACCTCCGCCGGCTCAAGCGCATCGAAGGCCAGGTGCGGGGCATCGCACGCATGGTGGATGAGGACAAGTACTGCATCGATATCCTCACCCAGGTCTCCGCTGTCACCAAGGCATTGCACGCCGTCAGCCTGGGACTCGTTGAGGAGCACATTGGCCACTGCGTAGTGGGTGCCGCCTCCGAACCTGACCCTGCACTTCGCGCAGAAGCCATCGATGCCAAAGTCAAGGAAGCCGCTGACGCGATCGGCCGGCTCCTCCGGTAA
- a CDS encoding universal stress protein → MSSEHIRGTSPLLVGVAPNQHPEVLQTAANLAARLGTRLLCAYVDEASYLVEWDPARSAHRLSLHPDADAGNIGGVTLELKIAIEAAVAQVPPGTAAAEWTLQTLTGDPARALAQLAAESNAPMIIVGTSERGFSHRLAEALSGSVGAWLTHHQSRPVLIVPYRMAAHEDRS, encoded by the coding sequence ATGTCGTCAGAACACATCCGCGGCACCTCACCCCTGCTGGTAGGCGTGGCCCCCAACCAGCATCCAGAGGTCCTGCAAACCGCCGCCAACCTCGCCGCACGGCTGGGGACCCGCTTGCTCTGCGCTTACGTGGATGAGGCCAGCTACCTTGTGGAATGGGACCCGGCGAGGTCCGCCCACAGACTCTCCCTGCACCCGGACGCCGACGCGGGGAACATCGGCGGCGTGACGTTGGAGCTTAAGATTGCGATAGAGGCCGCGGTGGCCCAGGTGCCGCCCGGAACCGCGGCGGCGGAATGGACCCTGCAAACGCTCACAGGGGATCCGGCCCGCGCCCTGGCCCAGCTCGCAGCGGAATCCAACGCGCCGATGATCATCGTGGGAACTTCCGAGCGGGGCTTCTCGCATCGCCTTGCGGAAGCACTCAGCGGGTCGGTGGGTGCCTGGCTCACGCATCACCAGAGCAGGCCTGTCCTCATCGTCCCCTACCGGATGGCAGCCCACGAGGACCGATCCTGA
- a CDS encoding class F sortase — translation MSKERSRHAAAKARGWRGWNRGDLVILLCGILAFLSITFGAPLFQPAGLSPGVGGTAAASHPAAGSSTEPEPTAVTGIPAGVTPAPADSTVRQAPAPVLPAASAPVRIRYTAAAFDVPVHALELDSSARSSQTIVPPATKDGYWLTPFGTPGNGSVNTTYVIGHSWEGADAPFNHLSSAATVGDLFEVDTSAGTIPYRVDSVTTYLKSGLKDSPIWDIVPNRLVLISCYTEDPWGKNVVVTASPARS, via the coding sequence ATGTCCAAGGAACGCAGCAGGCACGCAGCCGCGAAGGCACGCGGGTGGAGGGGCTGGAACCGTGGCGACCTGGTCATTCTCCTGTGCGGCATCCTGGCCTTTTTATCCATCACTTTCGGCGCCCCCTTGTTCCAACCGGCTGGATTGTCCCCCGGCGTTGGGGGGACAGCCGCTGCCTCGCATCCCGCCGCCGGCAGCTCCACGGAACCCGAGCCCACGGCCGTCACGGGGATACCGGCAGGAGTAACGCCAGCTCCCGCCGATTCCACTGTTCGGCAGGCGCCGGCTCCTGTCCTGCCGGCAGCATCGGCTCCGGTGCGCATCCGCTACACGGCCGCCGCGTTCGACGTTCCGGTGCATGCGCTTGAACTGGACTCCAGCGCACGGAGCAGCCAAACGATCGTACCCCCGGCCACTAAGGACGGCTACTGGCTGACCCCGTTCGGCACCCCGGGAAACGGCTCCGTCAACACCACTTATGTCATCGGCCACAGCTGGGAAGGCGCAGACGCACCTTTCAACCATCTGAGCTCAGCCGCCACCGTGGGCGACCTGTTCGAGGTGGACACCTCCGCTGGCACCATTCCGTATCGGGTGGACAGCGTCACCACGTACCTGAAGTCCGGCCTGAAAGACAGCCCCATCTGGGACATAGTGCCCAACCGGCTGGTCCTGATCAGCTGCTATACCGAAGATCCCTGGGGCAAAAACGTGGTGGTGACCGCTTCGCCTGCCAGATCCTGA